One Oxobacter pfennigii DNA window includes the following coding sequences:
- a CDS encoding TIGR02530 family flagellar biosynthesis protein has translation MSFRIINGRIVPVDVPQQQGSVNKPARSSDSFKNVLDTEISKTKEVKISGHAMERLKRRNIELDSNDLQKLTDAIDKAETKGARESLLLYRDIAFIASIKNKTIITAIDGDSVKDNVFTNIDSAVIIS, from the coding sequence ATGTCATTCAGGATAATTAACGGCAGGATAGTACCCGTTGATGTGCCGCAACAGCAGGGGAGCGTAAATAAACCTGCACGCAGTAGCGACAGCTTCAAAAATGTCCTGGATACCGAGATAAGCAAGACTAAAGAGGTCAAAATATCAGGACATGCTATGGAAAGGCTTAAAAGGCGAAATATAGAACTGGACTCAAATGACCTTCAAAAGCTCACGGATGCAATCGACAAAGCAGAAACCAAAGGTGCAAGGGAGTCGCTGCTTCTATATAGAGACATAGCCTTCATAGCCAGTATTAAAAATAAAACAATAATAACTGCAATTGACGGCGACAGTGTAAAGGATAATGTCTTTACAAATATAGACAGTGCAGTGATTATATCATGA